Part of the Geoalkalibacter ferrihydriticus DSM 17813 genome is shown below.
ACCTCTATGCCTATGAGCCGACCACCTGGATCGGCGGTTGGACCCTGTTCTACTGGGGCTGGTGGATCGCCTGGTCGCCCTTCGTCGGCATGTTCATCGCGCGGGTGTCGCGCGGCCGTACCATCCGCGAATTCGTTATCGGCGTACTGATGGTGCCGGTGGGCTTTACCTTCATGTGGATGACCTTTTTCGGCGACACGGCCATTCACATGATCCTCATGCAGGGCGTCACCGAGCTGGCCGATGCCGTGGCGGCGGATACTTCGGTGGCACTCTTTCAGTTCTTCGAGCATCTGCCTTTCTCCGGGGTCATGTCCTTGCTGGCCACGTTGCTGGTTATCACCTTTTTCGTCACCTCGTCGGACTCGGGCTCCCTGGTGGTCGATATGCTCACCTCCGGGGGCAAGGAAGAGTCGCCGACCTGGCAGCGGATTTTCTGGGCGGTGATCGAGGGAATCGTCGCCGCGGCGCTGCTCCTGGCCGGCGGACTGGGTGCCCTGCAGACGGCCACCATCGCCAGCGCCCTGCCCTTTACGATGATCATGATTCTGATGTGCTGGGGCCTGCTGCGCGCCCTGCGCATCGAGTCTTTCAAGCGCATGAGCCTGCGCGAGGCGCGGGTTGCGCCGCGCGGCCCGCACGCCGCCATGAACTGGCAGCGCCGGGTGCGTTCCATGGTTTATCACCCCAAGCGTCGCGAAGTGGTGCGCTACCTCAAAGAGGTGGTCAGCCCGGCGTTGAACGAGGTCGCCGCCGAGTTGAAAAAGATGAATCTCGACGCGCGGGTCAGCGAAGACGACCAGGATCAGGTGTGGGTGGAAGTCCGGCACGGCGAGGAAATCGACTTTTACTACTCGGTGCACCCGCAGCCCTATGAGCCGCCGACCTTCGTGCTGCGCGATACCCAGCCCGAGCGCCTCGAGGCGCTTAAATATTACCGCGCCGAGGTCCACCTGAGCGAAGGTGGGCAGGACTACGACATCATGGGCTGGAGTAAAAGCGACGTGATCAACGACGTGCTCGATCAATACGAGCGGCACATGCATTTTCTCTCCAGCGTACGCTGAGCCCTCACTCGCGCCCCTGGACCCCAGGGGCGCGAGTGGGTTTGAATCTGTGCGAAAACGCTCCGGCGCAATGCTGATTCAGTGATCTCTGCGCATGAAAGAGAGAAAAAAGCTGAAACTTGACAGCGGTTTTTCAATGTTATAGGGTGACCCCCTGCCGGATGTTCAATCAATACTAAGCAAAAAAATCAAGCGTACAATCTTGTCTGCTGCGCTAAAAAATGGAAACAGTCATGACCTGCCACGGTTTGATCCATTGATCTGTTTTTCCACTATTTCCCTAAGGACATTTTTTTGTTTTCTGAATGTCGCACCTCTGCGCCCGCGCCGAGGTGTGGCATGGTGTTTTTTTTAACGGGTTGAATTTCCATGAGAAGGAGGATTTTTCCATGAAAAAAATGGCTAGGTATCTCGCTTTTTTTCTCGTCTGCGCCCTGACGGCACCTGCCGCCGCCCTGGCCCTGGATGAGGAGCATATCCGCAAGCTCGAAGAGCGTATCGCCGAGCTTGAACAGTCCTACGCAGAAGAGTTGAAAGAGGAATCGCAGAGCGGCATCCGTTTCGGCGGCGCCGTACGCGTGCAGTACAGCTACACCGACTGGGACGCCGGCAACAAGGAGCGTGGCGGCGACTTCAATTTCGATACCTTTCGCCTCAACCTCGACGGCGAGATCAAGGACATGATCCTTTCCGCCGAGTACCGGTTCTATCCCTCCGACGACTGGCACGCGCCCCATCATGCCTGGATCGGCTACAACTTCACCGACCAGCTGCAGGGGCAGATCGGCATTCACCAGGTGCCCTTCGGCCTGCTGCCCTTTGCCAGCCACAATTTCTGGTTCAGCGGCGCCTATTACGTAGGTCTCGAAGATGACTACGACATGGGGCTGAAGTTTCTCTACAACCAGGGTCCCTGGGATCTCGCCCTCGCCTTCTACAAGAACGAAGAATTGGGCAACGCCGGCAACGCCGGACGCTATTCGGTGGACGTGATCAGCAACGCCGACGGCGGCTTCGCCGGCGCGCAGCCCGCCGGTAACCGCGAAACCAACCAGTTCAACCTGCGCCTCGCCCACACCCTCGACCACGGCGATTTCGGCACCACCGAGCTGGGCGGCAGCGGCCAGTGGGGCCAGCTCTACAACAACAACACCGGTAAGACCGGCGACCATTGGGCGACCGCTCTGCACCTCAACGGCAACTACGGGCGCTGGAACGTGCAGCTGCAGTGGGCGCGCTACGAGCACAATCCGAAAAACCTCGACGCGATAGAATTGGCCGATGACTCCTTCTTGCCCCTCAGAAACGACATCATCACCATGGGCGCCTACAGCTTTTCCTGGGGCGTGCCGGCCAAGGCCGACATCGGCATCCTCAATGTGGCCTACACTCAGCCGCTCAACTGGGGACCCATCGACAGCCTGACCTTCTATTCCGACAACACCCTCATCGAGCCGGACAAGGATCGCTTCAACAGCATCTGGCAGAACGTGGTGGGCTGCATGATCGCTTCCGGCCCGGTGTTTACCTATGTCGACGTGATCTCCGGCAAGAACATGATTTTCAGCGGCGGCGACATGGTCGGCGCCGGCAACGAGGGGCGCACCACGCGTCTCAATATCAACTTCGGTTATTATTTCTAGTCCCTGGGGGCGCCCCTCGGCGGGCGCCCCACCCTCGCATCTTCAGGTTTTTCCCCGAGCAATCGCAGTTAAAGAAAGCAGGTCCTGCCATGGAAGAGACCGGTCCTCCGGCAAAAATCCGCGTTGAGAATGTATTTAAAATATTCGGTCGCGACCCGGGCCGTGGCATCAAGATGCTCGACGAAGGCCTCGGCAAGGACGCGATCATGGAAAAGACCCGCCTCGCAGTGGGTGTCGATGACGCCTCCTTCGAGGTCGCCGAGGGCGAGCTTCTGGTGGTTATGGGTCTTTCGGGCAGCGGCAAATCGACCCTGCTGCGCTGCATCAACCGCCTTATTGAGCCGACCGCCGGCAAGGTGGTGATCGACGGAGTCGATGTCACCGCTCTGAATGCGGAAGAGCTGCGTCGCTTGCGCATGAAAAAGTTCGGCATGGTTTTTCAGCGATTTGCCCTGCTGCCCCATCGCACGGTGCTGCAAAATACGGAATTCGGCTTGGAAATTCAGGGCGTCGAGCCGGCCACGCGCACCCAGAAGGCGCGCGACGCTCTCAAACTGGTGGGTCTGTCGGGATGGGAGGATTCCGCGCCGGACGAACTCTCCGGCGGCATGCAGCAGCGTGTCGGCTTGGCACGGGCCCTGGCCGTCGATCCGGATATTTTGCTCATGGACGAGGCCTTCAGCGCCCTGGATCCCCTGATTCGGCGCGAGATGCAGGATGAACTGCTGTCCTTGCAGAGCCGCATGCGCAAAACCATTCTGTTCATCACCCATGATCTCGACGAGGCGCTTAAACTCGGTGATCGCATCATCATCATGAAAGACGGGCGTATCGTGCAGATCGGCACCCCCGAGGATATCCTCACCAACCCGGCCACCGAATACGTTGAAAGGTTCGTCGAGGACGTCAATCTGGCCAAGGTGCTCACGGCGCGCTCGGTCATGCACAAAGCTTCCTGCGTCACCCTGGGCAAGGACGGTCCCAAAACCGCCCTGCGCAAGATGAAGGAAATCGGCATCTCCGGCCTGCTGGTGGTCGACCGGGAGCGTCGTCTGGTGGGCCGCGTGACGGCCGACGATGCCTCGCGCCTGGCCGCCGAAGGGAGCAAGGATCTTGAAGCCATTTTGTTGCGTGATGTGCCGCAGGTCTTGCCCGAGGCAGCCTTGAGTGAAATCTTCGCTATAGAAAGTTTTCCCGTGGCGGTGACCGATGAAGACGGACGCCTGCAGGGACTCATCATCCGCGGCGCTTTATTGGCTGCCATGGCGGAAAGGAGCGACGACTGATGACGATGCCTGGGCCGCGCATACCTATCGGTGACACTCTCGAAGCGATTATCGATTTTCTCACCCTCAATTTTGCCTTTATCACCCGGGCCATTTCCCGTTTTATGGAGACGGGTATTGATCTGCTGGTCGCAGGGCTGATGTTTTTTCCTCCCTGGGTCCTGATTCTGGTGTTCACCTTGTTGGCCTGGAAATTTGCCGGGCGGCGTGCCGGCATTCTGACTTTGGTCGGTTTTGCCTTGATCTGGAACATGGCCCTTTGGGCCTCTATGGTTTCGACTCTGGCTCTGGTTTTAATCGCCACGGCGATTGCCGTCAGTATCGGCCTGCCGCTGGGGATTCTAGCCGCCCTTTTCAATCCTATGCATCGGGTGACCATGCCGGTGCTTGACTTCATGCAGACCATGCCGGCGTTCGTCTATCTGATTCCGGCGATTCCCTTTTTCGGCCTGGGTCCGGTGTCGGCCATTTTCTCCACCGTCATCTTCGCCATGCCCCCGGCGATTCGCCTTACCTGCCTGGGCATTCAGCAGGTCCCCAAGGACCTGATCGAGGCGAGCGATGCCTTTGGCGCCAACC
Proteins encoded:
- a CDS encoding ABC transporter permease, giving the protein MTMPGPRIPIGDTLEAIIDFLTLNFAFITRAISRFMETGIDLLVAGLMFFPPWVLILVFTLLAWKFAGRRAGILTLVGFALIWNMALWASMVSTLALVLIATAIAVSIGLPLGILAALFNPMHRVTMPVLDFMQTMPAFVYLIPAIPFFGLGPVSAIFSTVIFAMPPAIRLTCLGIQQVPKDLIEASDAFGANRAQKLFKLQIPLAKPTIMAGVNQTVMLSLSMVVIAAMIGARGLGSDVWRAIQRFEPGNGFEAGLGVVILAMALDRITQKVGGRKKV
- a CDS encoding BCCT family transporter, coding for MAKKEEVPKPKLRIQINPPVFFISSALAVIFVLFAVIAPETAGELFSNIQAWVSHSAGWFYVISVAGFLVFVVLLAISDYGRIKLGPDHSQPDYSYTSWFAMLFSAGMGIGLMFFGVAEPVMHYVSPPVGLGETPAAAREAMKITFFHWGVHAWAIYAVVALSLAYFAFRHDLPLTIRSSLYPLIGERIHGPIGHAVDIFAVLGTIFGVATSLGFGVIQVNSGLNYLFGVPTTIGVQIILIAAITAVATLSVGLGLDAGIRRISELNMILAVILISFVLVAGPTVFLLQTLVQNTGEYLSSLFRMTFNLYAYEPTTWIGGWTLFYWGWWIAWSPFVGMFIARVSRGRTIREFVIGVLMVPVGFTFMWMTFFGDTAIHMILMQGVTELADAVAADTSVALFQFFEHLPFSGVMSLLATLLVITFFVTSSDSGSLVVDMLTSGGKEESPTWQRIFWAVIEGIVAAALLLAGGLGALQTATIASALPFTMIMILMCWGLLRALRIESFKRMSLREARVAPRGPHAAMNWQRRVRSMVYHPKRREVVRYLKEVVSPALNEVAAELKKMNLDARVSEDDQDQVWVEVRHGEEIDFYYSVHPQPYEPPTFVLRDTQPERLEALKYYRAEVHLSEGGQDYDIMGWSKSDVINDVLDQYERHMHFLSSVR
- a CDS encoding porin, with the protein product MKKMARYLAFFLVCALTAPAAALALDEEHIRKLEERIAELEQSYAEELKEESQSGIRFGGAVRVQYSYTDWDAGNKERGGDFNFDTFRLNLDGEIKDMILSAEYRFYPSDDWHAPHHAWIGYNFTDQLQGQIGIHQVPFGLLPFASHNFWFSGAYYVGLEDDYDMGLKFLYNQGPWDLALAFYKNEELGNAGNAGRYSVDVISNADGGFAGAQPAGNRETNQFNLRLAHTLDHGDFGTTELGGSGQWGQLYNNNTGKTGDHWATALHLNGNYGRWNVQLQWARYEHNPKNLDAIELADDSFLPLRNDIITMGAYSFSWGVPAKADIGILNVAYTQPLNWGPIDSLTFYSDNTLIEPDKDRFNSIWQNVVGCMIASGPVFTYVDVISGKNMIFSGGDMVGAGNEGRTTRLNINFGYYF
- a CDS encoding quaternary amine ABC transporter ATP-binding protein, whose amino-acid sequence is MEETGPPAKIRVENVFKIFGRDPGRGIKMLDEGLGKDAIMEKTRLAVGVDDASFEVAEGELLVVMGLSGSGKSTLLRCINRLIEPTAGKVVIDGVDVTALNAEELRRLRMKKFGMVFQRFALLPHRTVLQNTEFGLEIQGVEPATRTQKARDALKLVGLSGWEDSAPDELSGGMQQRVGLARALAVDPDILLMDEAFSALDPLIRREMQDELLSLQSRMRKTILFITHDLDEALKLGDRIIIMKDGRIVQIGTPEDILTNPATEYVERFVEDVNLAKVLTARSVMHKASCVTLGKDGPKTALRKMKEIGISGLLVVDRERRLVGRVTADDASRLAAEGSKDLEAILLRDVPQVLPEAALSEIFAIESFPVAVTDEDGRLQGLIIRGALLAAMAERSDD